The Flavobacteriales bacterium nucleotide sequence AGCAAAAAATTATCAAAATGATGGCGACTCTACCTATCGGTTGTTTTACGACACCATAAAAGGAGGAGACTATCGCAGCCGTGAGGCCAATGTATATCGGTTGGCCGAAGTTTCGGCGAATATCATTGACCAATGTGTGGCTCAAGGTGTGCCTTTTGCCAGAGATTATGGTGGATTGTTAGACAATCGTTCGTTTGGTGGTGTGCAGGTGCAACGTACCTTTTATGCCAAAGGTCAAACAGGGCAACAGTTGCTTTTGGGAGCATACTCTGCCATGAGCCGGCAAATAGGTAAAGGAAATATTAAAATGTATAACCGCCACGAAATGCTTGATGTAGTAATAGTGGACGGGAAAGCTCGGGGCATTATAGCCAGAAATCTAATTACCGGAGAAATAGAAAGACACTCGGCTCATGCAGTGGTTATTGCCTCTGGCGGATATGGCAACGTATTCTTTTTAAGCACAAATGCAATGGGCAGCAATGCTACGGCTGCATGGAAAATTCATAAAAAAGGAGCCTATTTTGCCAATCCTTGTTTTACACAAATTCACCCAACCTGTATTCCCGTTTCGGGCGATCATCAATCAAAACTTACGCTGATGTCGGAGTCGTTGAGAAATGATGGAAGAATTTGGGTTCCTAAAAAGAAAGAAGATGTAGAGGCCATTAGATCCGGGAAACTTCGTCCGAGAGATATTAAAGAAGAAGACCGCGATTATTACTTAGAAAGACGATACCCTGCTTTTGGCAACCTTGTGCCAAGAGACGTTGCATCAAGAGCCGCCAAAGAAAGATGCGATGCAGGCTTTGGAGTAAACGCCACTGGAGAGGCTGTTTATCTTGATTTTTCTTCGGCCATAGAGCGATATGGAAGAGAAAAGGCGGCCATTGAAGGATTGGAAAATCCATCAATCGAAAAAGTTAGAGCATTGGGCAAGGCCGTGGTAGAAGCCAAATATGGCAACTTGTTTCAGATGTACGAAAAAATTGTGGACGACAATCCGTATGAAACCCCGATGAAAATTTACCCTGCTGTGCATTACACTATGGGGGGCATTTGGGTAGATTATAACCTAATGACAACCATTCCCGGATGTTATGCACTTGGCGAGGCCAATTTCTCGGACCACGGAGCAAACCGATTGGGAGCTTCGGCTTTGATGCAAGGTTTGGCAGATGGTTATTTCGTAATACCTTACACCATTGGTGATTATTTGGCACACGATATTCGAACCGGAAAAATTTCTACGGATTTACCTGAGTTTGACGAAGCTGAAAAAGCGGTTCAGGAACGAATAAACTTTTTCTTGACCAATAACGGCACAAAATCGGTTGATTATTTCCACAAAAAGTTGGGAAAAATAATGTGGGATAAAGTTGGAATGGCTAGGACTGCCGAAGGTCTAAAAACAGCCATACACGAAATTGCCCAATTGCGTGAGGAGTTTTGGAAAGATGTACGCGTACCCGGCACCGCCGACAGTTTTAATCAGGAGCTGGAAAAAGCCGGAAGGGTGGCCGATTTCTTAGAACTTGGCGAGCTTATGGCAAAAGATGCCTTAGAAAGAAACGAGAGCTGTGGAGGCCATTTTAGAGAAGAATATCAGGAAGAAGGAGGAGAGGCTAAACGTGATGACAGCAACTATATGTACGTTGCTGCATGGGAATATAAAGGAAAACCCAGCGAAGCGGTGCTACATAAAGAAGACTTGAAATACGAAAACATCGAGGTTAAAACGAGAAGTTATAAGTAGGGAATTGGAATGAGACCGTCACCCGATAGCTATCGGGTCAGAGCGTAGCGAAGCATCTCGAAAGGAGAAAAAGGATAAGTGACAGAAAAACTGATTGGGAAAACAATAAAATTGAAAAATCTGGATTTAGCGAATCCATAAACACTTAAAGATATTTAGAAATGAATTTAACACTAAAAATCTGGAGACAAGCAAATGCCACGGCTAAAGGCCAAATGGTTGAATACAAGGTAAACGATGTTTCACCGGATATGTCATTTTTAGAAATGATAGACGTATTGAATGAGACGTTGGTAAACAATGGTGAAGAGCCCGTGGCTTTCGACCACGATTGCCGCGAGGGCATTTGCGGAATGTGCTCGATGTATATAAACGGCGAGGCTCATGGCCCGGATAGAGGTGTAACCACTTGCCAGCTGCACATGCGAAAGTTTAAAGATGGCGATACCATATACATTGAACCGTGGCGTGCAGGAGCTTTTCCTGTGGTGAAGGATTTGGTGGTTGACCGCGGGGCTTTCGACCGTATCATGGCTGCCGGAGGTTTTGTTTCGGTGAATACCAGCGGAAATACGCAGGATGCCAATGCGTTGCCCATACCAAAAGAAGATGCCGACAAAGCATTTGATGCCGCTACGTGCATTGGCTGCGGAGCTTGTGTGGCAACTTGCAAAAACTCATCGGCCATGTTGTTTGTTTCGGCTAAGGTTTCTCAATTGGCACTATTGCCACAGGGTAAAGTAGAAGCAAAACGGCGTGTTTTAAACATGGTGGAGCAAATGGATAAAGAAGGTTTTGGAAACTGCACCAATACAGGAGCCTGCGAGGTGGAATGTCCAAAAGGAATTTCGCTTGAAAACATTGCCCGTATGAACCGCGAATATTTGTCGGCGGCCATTATGGAAGAATAATGTTTACCGGAATAATTGAAACTCTCGGTACAGTGGTGGCCATTGAGAAAGATGCCACCAACATTCATTTTACGATTTCTTCTTCTATATCCAACGAGTTAAAAATAGACCAAAGCATTGCTCACAACGGGGTATGCCTCACAGTAATAAAGTGTGACGAACAAACCCACACGGTTACCGCCATTGACGAAACGCTCCGAAAAACAAATCTTAATAGTTGGAAAGTGGGCGATACCATAAACTTAGAGCGTTGTATGGTGGCCAATGGTAGATTAGACGGCCATATTGTTCAGGGACACGTAGATACGGTGGGCATGTGCATTGCCAGAGTAAATAAAAACGGGAGTTGGTTGTTTACCTTTTCGCACCCTTTTGGCGAACAGTTTCTTACCGTAGAAAAAGGCTCAATAACCGTTAATGGGACAAGTTTGACCGTCGTTAACTCAAAAGACGGACAATTTTCGGTTGCCATTATTCCATACACCTACGAACACACCAATTTTCATCAAATTGAAATAGGCACCCAAGTAAACCTTGAGTTTGATATTATAGGCAAGTATGTGGCGAGGTTGATGGGGAGGGTATAAAACTATCATTACAAGGCTTAAGCAGTTGCGATAATTGATTTGATTAATTGTAGATTTTTGGATTTTTTGACAAGTCAATATATAACATTGTGTCATCCATCTGATCGGTAAAAGTTTGAATTTTCACTTTTCCCGAAGGCATTTTGGTTATTAATCCAGGAAACTCATCAAATTGTTTTTGTAGAATTTTGTCAATGGAATCCCTATTGGCAATGGAATAGCTGCTATGTTTTCCAAACAACCCGTATGTGCTTCCACCTTGAGGAAGCGGGGGAAATTGCCATTCTCTTACCGAAAATCGATATATTTCCTTCCATTTTCCATTTTTAAAACTTACTATTTGACAATGATTCATGGATGATTGCTGTGGCAAACTTTCAACGAAAGATATTTCATCAGCTCCGTCTCCGTCTAAGTCTCCTTCATTTTTTAACCAAAGTGGCCCAAAAATGCCATGAATTGGGATTGTGTCAAAAAATGGCCGATTTCCGAGAAAAAATGAATAGCAATTCTTTTCATTAGCAGAATCAACCCAACCCCAAAAATTATCAATTCCCAAATAATACTTATTGGTTTCTTTTTTATCCCGAAAACTATAAAAGTGTTCTGTCAAAGTATCTCTTTGCCCGTCTCCATCATAATCCCCAATAAGTTGAAATCGGTGTCCGAAAATCGGCGTTACTTTTATTCTGGGTACAGAACTATCAGCGATACTGGAGCTATCCTGAAATGAGGTGGGATTTGTGTTTATGACATTGCTGCCAGATTTTTTGGAACAAAAGATACAAGAATTTAGTAAAACAAAAATTAATAGAAGTGATTTCAAACTCTGCTTTCGACTAAAATAATTAGCTAATATTAAGATTTTTAATAAAGCATCCAACATCGGAATTTTCATTTTATAGCTTTAACAGAATTTAATTACCATTTCTAATTCTCGCAACGGTTTCTGTGGTTAAAATCCAGTCAATACCCTTTTTTACCAAACCATTTAATAGTTTTTTGTCTCCAGTCCAAAGAGGAGCATCTAATTCGATGGCAAGTGCCACAAATGGAGCGTCAAATTCATCTATGTTTTTGGTAAGTTCGATTGCTTTTTCCCAACTCTTTTTTTGCAGGGTTTCCATATCAATTAAGTCAACTTTTGTAAACAAAATTCGGCATAAATAATCCAGTTCCTTTTCCGAATATCCGGTCAACCTTCTTAATTTATTAGTATGGTTATCCAATTCCTCAAGCACAAAAGATGGAGAGTAAAAAACGAAAGAATCAAGAGAATTAAGTAATAAATCACAAATGTTTCCGTGCTGGTTTAGCATAGCACTAAAAACAATATTTGTGTCAACAACAATTTTCACTCACTGAAGCGACCTTTATTTTTTTCCCACCAAGTAGCATTGATTTCGTCTGAGATGTCATCAATTTGTTGCTGTGTGGCCTTGCTTTTTGAGGTAATTTCTTTGAATTTTAAGAAATCCAAAATTCGCTGAAGACCAATTAAATCAGTCTTTGGAGACAAGCGAATTAATATTTCATCATTTGTTCTTTCAATTTGCATAATCCAAAGGTAATTAATTTCTTTCGGAAAAGACGGACAATTTTCGGTTGTATTACGTCAAGCCTAAATAAAGGCAAAACAGTATCCAACCCTTTTATTTTTGTATCTCGTCAGCTATACAAAAAAGATAGATGAAAAAGCTCATAAAAAAATTTGGATTTCTTGGAGCGTTGGTTTTCTGTAGTTCCAAAATATTTTGTCAGACAACCGATACCATTTCCATTTATTTTGAGTTTGGCAAAAACGAAATAAATTCAAAACAACTCAAAAAAATAAATTCTATCCCGCTAAAAACCTATATCAACAATGTGGACTCGGTTTACTTTATTGGCATGGCCGATTCGGTGGGCAGCATCAAAGACAATCTTGCTTTGGGCGAAAAAAGAGCACGAGAGGTTTATAAAAATTGCAAGTCGTTTTTCCCGACCGACCCAAAAATAACGGTATTAAGTCGAGGTGAAGTGGTGCTAAAAAGCACACAACTTAGCCGAAGGGTTGACATCATTCTTTTCTCTAATTCGCATGAAGAAATAATGGTTGAAATTCCACCCAAACCCGATAGTTTGTGCTACTACAGAGCCGATTCGCTTTATCATCGATCATTGATAAAACCCATTATTTATCGAAAAAAACCGTATGTGCTTATTGAAACATACAGCGGCCCGCACTTCAACAAACGAGCTTATTTTTATGCCAGCTACGACACCGCACTCGACTCCGCCATTTTGCACCCCTTAAAGTGGAGAGTGAGCAAAGCATACGAAAAAACATCTACCCAAACCGACTACTATACCCAAATACCAAAAGAAGATTTTGAAAACTATGGAATTATCACTCCAGGCAAAAAACCTTGTCAAAACTGTGGCTATGAGCTCCAAAACTATGCTGTGGAATATGAAAATGAAACAGCCGAATGCTTACAAACAGATTGGTTTTTGATGCAACATGCCGAGGCAAAAACACTTCGATTTGACAAAAGTGTTGCCATTGTACGTGTCCGGAAAACGTATGTAAACCTTAATCAAGAATATTTTGATGGAACGACCGGTGAACTGATAGAATGGAAAAGTCTGCCTAATCAGGCTAAAAATAGTGACCGAAAACGAAAGCCTCGAAGAGAAACCAAAAGTCAATTTTTCTATACGACCGTTGCAATGTATTCCAATTCAACCATCAACGGCATTACAAGAATGATGCAATGCTGCCCATCTTATTTTGAGCCTTCAGAAAGCACCATGGAGTGCAAAGGAATTAATTGTGGGGGTGCAGAAACATTTCCGATTCAACTAAAAGCAGGTAAATTTTTTCAGGATTCAATCAACCCCAATTACCTTGGGCTGGTGCTACATACTTCCTATTTTAATTACTTTCAGTCTGAATTTTTTGTTGGATTGTCGAGTCCCGGAAAAGCTATGTTTTCACTCACCAACCGCTATATTCTAAAAAACGTTTCAATTATGTCAGGAGGTTCGAACAGTTGGACAAACCTTCAATCTCTGAACCCAACTAAACTAAAAGCATGGTGCGATTTTTATGCCGGCTACGCGTATAATTATTTATTTTTAAAAGGCGAAAATGCCCTATTCAACGGGTTTCTGCATCTTGGTTTTACTGGCAGCAACCGCCCATACTGGAATGTAAACTCCCCGTATATCGAATTGGGAATTGGCCATAATTTTCATCAACCCAACACCAACCCATTTTTCTTTCAAGCCAATGTTGGGTTTCGGTTTATGCTGTATATTTAGAAAATATTTAGTCAACACAAGTGATGTTTTGAAGCACATAAAATTGTTCCCCCTTTTTTGAATGAATTATGGTTATTTTTGATGTGGGTTTGCTCATCGAAAATCCAAATTTGTGCAAAGCCATTTCAACAAATCAAGAATTATATACATGCCTGAATTCAATTTCTCCAAGTCGGGAAGAACTTCATTCGAAAAATTCGTACCACCAATTACTGTTTTTACAATATTGGTGAGTATCGGATTGTTTATTGGAATCAATCTCGAAACCGGTTCCATTACCCCGGAAATCTATAAAAGATGGGGGTCTCCTTCTCCTTATGACATTTTCAATGGCAGCTATTGGGGATTGATTACTTCCAATTTTTTGCATACAGAAATATGGCACTTAGCCTTTAACCTATATTGGATTTGGTTTTTAGGGAAAAAAATAGAATTCGAAACGGGCACGCTGTATTTTGTACTCCTAACCATTACCTCCGCCTTAGTAAGCTCTTTTTCTATGTTAGGATTTTCCAGCACCACTGGTATTGGACTTTCGGGAATTGGATATGCTTTTTTTGGATTCATTTTCATACAAAGCAAAAAAAGTCAAAAGTTTAATGGCTATATCGACGAAAGAACCAATAGGCTATTTTTTGTATGGCTAATAGTATGTGTCATCCTAACCAAAACAAAAATTTTGGCAATTGGCAATGCTGCTCATTTTGGCGGTTTGACATGGGGAATAGTACTTGGTTTTTCGACCCAATTTTCTAAACTTAAGCAATGGATTTTCGCCGGATTGACTTTTTTGGTTATTGGAACTTCATTTTTATGGAGTCCTTTTTCCATTTCTTGGCTTTCGAATCAAGCTTTCAA carries:
- a CDS encoding fumarate reductase/succinate dehydrogenase flavoprotein subunit codes for the protein MTKLDSKIPAGNLADKWRDYKSHVNLVNPANKRQLDVIVIGTGLAGGSASASLAEMGYKVKAFCFQDSPRRAHSIAAQGGINAAKNYQNDGDSTYRLFYDTIKGGDYRSREANVYRLAEVSANIIDQCVAQGVPFARDYGGLLDNRSFGGVQVQRTFYAKGQTGQQLLLGAYSAMSRQIGKGNIKMYNRHEMLDVVIVDGKARGIIARNLITGEIERHSAHAVVIASGGYGNVFFLSTNAMGSNATAAWKIHKKGAYFANPCFTQIHPTCIPVSGDHQSKLTLMSESLRNDGRIWVPKKKEDVEAIRSGKLRPRDIKEEDRDYYLERRYPAFGNLVPRDVASRAAKERCDAGFGVNATGEAVYLDFSSAIERYGREKAAIEGLENPSIEKVRALGKAVVEAKYGNLFQMYEKIVDDNPYETPMKIYPAVHYTMGGIWVDYNLMTTIPGCYALGEANFSDHGANRLGASALMQGLADGYFVIPYTIGDYLAHDIRTGKISTDLPEFDEAEKAVQERINFFLTNNGTKSVDYFHKKLGKIMWDKVGMARTAEGLKTAIHEIAQLREEFWKDVRVPGTADSFNQELEKAGRVADFLELGELMAKDALERNESCGGHFREEYQEEGGEAKRDDSNYMYVAAWEYKGKPSEAVLHKEDLKYENIEVKTRSYK
- a CDS encoding succinate dehydrogenase/fumarate reductase iron-sulfur subunit translates to MNLTLKIWRQANATAKGQMVEYKVNDVSPDMSFLEMIDVLNETLVNNGEEPVAFDHDCREGICGMCSMYINGEAHGPDRGVTTCQLHMRKFKDGDTIYIEPWRAGAFPVVKDLVVDRGAFDRIMAAGGFVSVNTSGNTQDANALPIPKEDADKAFDAATCIGCGACVATCKNSSAMLFVSAKVSQLALLPQGKVEAKRRVLNMVEQMDKEGFGNCTNTGACEVECPKGISLENIARMNREYLSAAIMEE
- a CDS encoding riboflavin synthase, whose translation is MFTGIIETLGTVVAIEKDATNIHFTISSSISNELKIDQSIAHNGVCLTVIKCDEQTHTVTAIDETLRKTNLNSWKVGDTINLERCMVANGRLDGHIVQGHVDTVGMCIARVNKNGSWLFTFSHPFGEQFLTVEKGSITVNGTSLTVVNSKDGQFSVAIIPYTYEHTNFHQIEIGTQVNLEFDIIGKYVARLMGRV
- a CDS encoding putative toxin-antitoxin system toxin component, PIN family, with protein sequence MKIVVDTNIVFSAMLNQHGNICDLLLNSLDSFVFYSPSFVLEELDNHTNKLRRLTGYSEKELDYLCRILFTKVDLIDMETLQKKSWEKAIELTKNIDEFDAPFVALAIELDAPLWTGDKKLLNGLVKKGIDWILTTETVARIRNGN
- a CDS encoding rhomboid family intramembrane serine protease codes for the protein MPEFNFSKSGRTSFEKFVPPITVFTILVSIGLFIGINLETGSITPEIYKRWGSPSPYDIFNGSYWGLITSNFLHTEIWHLAFNLYWIWFLGKKIEFETGTLYFVLLTITSALVSSFSMLGFSSTTGIGLSGIGYAFFGFIFIQSKKSQKFNGYIDERTNRLFFVWLIVCVILTKTKILAIGNAAHFGGLTWGIVLGFSTQFSKLKQWIFAGLTFLVIGTSFLWSPFSISWLSNQAFKLHKSQKIDEAIIVYEKILKRDLDNEFAKNNLAQLEKAKLHERAYKYHINLEYEKAREIYNEILKLDSTDTWAKENLERLPNEQITPN